The Henckelia pumila isolate YLH828 chromosome 2, ASM3356847v2, whole genome shotgun sequence genome includes a window with the following:
- the LOC140884531 gene encoding sister chromatid cohesion 1 protein 3 isoform X2 — protein sequence MFFSHTFLARKGPLGTVWCAAHLQHKLKKSHYTSTHIPSTVERIMCPEVPLALRMSGHLLLGVVRIYSKQVDYLYDYCNDVRITINRVYTSVNVNLPEDANHAPYHSITLPQAFDLDALDVDDCYKNWDQDSHVKSQDDITLMDQVPTGKDPYIVISFSEDDLRGLSSTQESVPPPVQLDTDAGYVHRSPQSPIGVDERIIGNSSPRDLPSIEIMRHTKHHDFDFTNSPVLPDRADPDKYLEEQILKDKQTYTPVREDAVFPDGHSPSSHRHEEEHSFEHLDTSINFVHRTPEIEIQETPPVAQPKVQRRKRKRKQFFDESTVFSNQHIKNALSDTTGIRRVKKSCPCSLLDIWKVNNRRKKDQVFFEPLISGSCAAIQDIYKEDFITSKPHLIITEKEHQETNVSQYMRNNDDNIEIEHLRHNEHASPERFIPSFSKTTPPSTGRSRRIQLTPKNSNHKSQSEGLETTEGFGTIPVTGMGLSSGLHDSEMRTPETFFGDGLHHENTTLFDIPELLNSAGELSFLGQDDNSPAGSRGTPEFGLPSINQGTPELRAMSARTRAVAQYLKKQSSATPLSGKSGESSSGDLSMNKILEGKPRKICARMFSETLVLKNYGLVDLHQEEAYSDITLKITPQLSKG from the exons ATGTTTTTCTCGCATACATTCTTGGCAAGGAAGGGGCCGTTGGGCACGGTTTGGTGCGCCGCCCATTTGCAGCACAAGCTCAAGAAATCTCATTACACCTCTACTCACATTCCGTCTACTGTTG AACGAATCATGTGTCCCGAGGTGCCTTTAGCGCTAAGAATGTCAGGACATCTTTTGCTCGGGGTCGTACGGATATATTCAAAGCAAGTTGACTATCTCTACGACTATTGTAATGATGTAAGGATTACAATAAACAGGGTCTATACATCTGTCAATGTCAATCTGCCAGAAGATGCCAATCATGCTCCATATCACTCTATCACTTTACCGCAAGCTTTTGATCTTGATGCTTTGGATGTAGATGATTGTTATAAAAACTG GGACCAAGATTCACATGTTAAGAGCCAGGATGACATAACATTGATGG ATCAAGTTCCAACTGGGAAAGATCCTTACATCGTCATCTCGTTTAGTGAG GATGACCTGAGAGGTTTGTCATCCACACAAGAAAG TGTTCCCCCTCCAGTTCAACTGGATACAGATGCTGGTTATGTACACCGGTCCCCACAAAGTCCAATCGGCGTTGATGAAAGAATTATTGGAAATAGCAGCCCACGAGATCTGCCGAGCATTGAAATTATGCGTCATACTAAACATCATGATTTTGATTTCACTAATTCTCCCGTTCTGCCTGATCGTGCTGATCCAGACAAATACCTCGAGGAACAAATCCTGAAAGATAAACAAACCTATACTCCTGTTAGAGAAGATGCAGTATTTCCAGATGGGCATTCTCCTTCATCTCATAGGCATGAAGAAGAACATTCATTTGAGCACTTGGATACTTCGATAAATTTTG TCCACCGGACACCTGAAATAGAAATCCAAGAAACTCCACCTGTTGCACAACCAAAAGTGCAAAGGAGAAAAAGAAAGAGAAAGCAATTTTTCGACGAGTCTACTGTATTCAGTAACCA GCACATAAAGAATGCATTAAGCGATACGACTGGTATTCGTCGGGTGAAGAAAAGCTGTCCTTGTTCTTTGCTTGACATTTGGAAAGTAAACAACAGACGAAAGAAGGATCAAGTCTTTTTTGAGCCCTTGATATCTG GATCTTGTGCTGCTATTCAGGATATCTATAAAGAAGACTTTATTACTTCTAAACCTCATTTAATTATCACAGAAAAAGAACACCAAGAGACAAATGTTTCTCAATATATGCGCAACAATGATGATAATATAGAAATTGAACATCTTCGTCACAATGAGCATGCATCACCGGAAAGATTTATACCTTCGTTCTCCAAAACCACGCCGCCTTCAACTGGGAGAAGCCGGAGAATCCAGCTGACTCCCAAAAACTCCAACCATAAATCCCAATCAGAAGGTCTGGAAACTACAGAAGGATTTGGAACGATACCGGTCACAGGAATGGGATTATCTTCTGGACTTCATGATTCAGAAATGAGAACCCCTGAAACATTCTTCGGGGATGGGCTTCATCATGAGAATACAACACTTTTCGATATTCCAGAGCTGTTGAATTCTGCAGGA GAACTTAGTTTTTTGGGACAAGATGATAATTCTCCAGCTG GATCCCGAGGAACACCAGAATTTGGTTTGCCCTCGATAAATCAGGGAACCCCAGAATTACGAGCAATGTCTGCAAGAACAAG GGCCGTGGCTCAATATTTGAAGAAGCAGTCATCTGCAACCCCTTTGTCAGGCAAATCAGGTGAATCATCATCTGGAGATCTCAGTATGAACAAGATTTTGGAAGGCAAACCAAGAAAGATATGCGCTCGAATGTTTTCTGAGACTTTG GTTTTGAAGAATTATGGGCTCGTAGATTTGCATCAAGAAGAGGCTTATAGTGATATCACTCTGAAGATAACTCCTCAACTCTCGAAAGGATAA
- the LOC140884531 gene encoding sister chromatid cohesion 1 protein 3 isoform X1: MFFSHTFLARKGPLGTVWCAAHLQHKLKKSHYTSTHIPSTVERIMCPEVPLALRMSGHLLLGVVRIYSKQVDYLYDYCNDVRITINRVYTSVNVNLPEDANHAPYHSITLPQAFDLDALDVDDCYKNWDQDSHVKSQDDITLMDQVPTGKDPYIVISFSEDDLRGLSSTQERLASEAVPMEEDVPPPVQLDTDAGYVHRSPQSPIGVDERIIGNSSPRDLPSIEIMRHTKHHDFDFTNSPVLPDRADPDKYLEEQILKDKQTYTPVREDAVFPDGHSPSSHRHEEEHSFEHLDTSINFVHRTPEIEIQETPPVAQPKVQRRKRKRKQFFDESTVFSNQHIKNALSDTTGIRRVKKSCPCSLLDIWKVNNRRKKDQVFFEPLISGSCAAIQDIYKEDFITSKPHLIITEKEHQETNVSQYMRNNDDNIEIEHLRHNEHASPERFIPSFSKTTPPSTGRSRRIQLTPKNSNHKSQSEGLETTEGFGTIPVTGMGLSSGLHDSEMRTPETFFGDGLHHENTTLFDIPELLNSAGELSFLGQDDNSPAGSRGTPEFGLPSINQGTPELRAMSARTRAVAQYLKKQSSATPLSGKSGESSSGDLSMNKILEGKPRKICARMFSETLVLKNYGLVDLHQEEAYSDITLKITPQLSKG, from the exons ATGTTTTTCTCGCATACATTCTTGGCAAGGAAGGGGCCGTTGGGCACGGTTTGGTGCGCCGCCCATTTGCAGCACAAGCTCAAGAAATCTCATTACACCTCTACTCACATTCCGTCTACTGTTG AACGAATCATGTGTCCCGAGGTGCCTTTAGCGCTAAGAATGTCAGGACATCTTTTGCTCGGGGTCGTACGGATATATTCAAAGCAAGTTGACTATCTCTACGACTATTGTAATGATGTAAGGATTACAATAAACAGGGTCTATACATCTGTCAATGTCAATCTGCCAGAAGATGCCAATCATGCTCCATATCACTCTATCACTTTACCGCAAGCTTTTGATCTTGATGCTTTGGATGTAGATGATTGTTATAAAAACTG GGACCAAGATTCACATGTTAAGAGCCAGGATGACATAACATTGATGG ATCAAGTTCCAACTGGGAAAGATCCTTACATCGTCATCTCGTTTAGTGAG GATGACCTGAGAGGTTTGTCATCCACACAAGAAAGGTTAGCATCAGAAGCTGTGCCTATGGAGGAGGA TGTTCCCCCTCCAGTTCAACTGGATACAGATGCTGGTTATGTACACCGGTCCCCACAAAGTCCAATCGGCGTTGATGAAAGAATTATTGGAAATAGCAGCCCACGAGATCTGCCGAGCATTGAAATTATGCGTCATACTAAACATCATGATTTTGATTTCACTAATTCTCCCGTTCTGCCTGATCGTGCTGATCCAGACAAATACCTCGAGGAACAAATCCTGAAAGATAAACAAACCTATACTCCTGTTAGAGAAGATGCAGTATTTCCAGATGGGCATTCTCCTTCATCTCATAGGCATGAAGAAGAACATTCATTTGAGCACTTGGATACTTCGATAAATTTTG TCCACCGGACACCTGAAATAGAAATCCAAGAAACTCCACCTGTTGCACAACCAAAAGTGCAAAGGAGAAAAAGAAAGAGAAAGCAATTTTTCGACGAGTCTACTGTATTCAGTAACCA GCACATAAAGAATGCATTAAGCGATACGACTGGTATTCGTCGGGTGAAGAAAAGCTGTCCTTGTTCTTTGCTTGACATTTGGAAAGTAAACAACAGACGAAAGAAGGATCAAGTCTTTTTTGAGCCCTTGATATCTG GATCTTGTGCTGCTATTCAGGATATCTATAAAGAAGACTTTATTACTTCTAAACCTCATTTAATTATCACAGAAAAAGAACACCAAGAGACAAATGTTTCTCAATATATGCGCAACAATGATGATAATATAGAAATTGAACATCTTCGTCACAATGAGCATGCATCACCGGAAAGATTTATACCTTCGTTCTCCAAAACCACGCCGCCTTCAACTGGGAGAAGCCGGAGAATCCAGCTGACTCCCAAAAACTCCAACCATAAATCCCAATCAGAAGGTCTGGAAACTACAGAAGGATTTGGAACGATACCGGTCACAGGAATGGGATTATCTTCTGGACTTCATGATTCAGAAATGAGAACCCCTGAAACATTCTTCGGGGATGGGCTTCATCATGAGAATACAACACTTTTCGATATTCCAGAGCTGTTGAATTCTGCAGGA GAACTTAGTTTTTTGGGACAAGATGATAATTCTCCAGCTG GATCCCGAGGAACACCAGAATTTGGTTTGCCCTCGATAAATCAGGGAACCCCAGAATTACGAGCAATGTCTGCAAGAACAAG GGCCGTGGCTCAATATTTGAAGAAGCAGTCATCTGCAACCCCTTTGTCAGGCAAATCAGGTGAATCATCATCTGGAGATCTCAGTATGAACAAGATTTTGGAAGGCAAACCAAGAAAGATATGCGCTCGAATGTTTTCTGAGACTTTG GTTTTGAAGAATTATGGGCTCGTAGATTTGCATCAAGAAGAGGCTTATAGTGATATCACTCTGAAGATAACTCCTCAACTCTCGAAAGGATAA
- the LOC140877240 gene encoding benzoate carboxyl methyltransferase-like, which yields MLEKDEFSDCCFNMVDLGCALGPNSLSVVAHVMDTIQNLRKNGNNRQEFRFFLNDLPYNEFNGLFELVESEKELVCGPRSQCYIHGLPGSFYTRLFPRKSLHFAYSSTSLQWLSQVPQGLVRQNKENIFITMTSPPEVLDAYAEQYKSDWFTFLILRAEEMAPGGRMVLTFINRSGDDFSAKEEYVHYDVLAQTLLDMVTQGLLEKDDLYSFNVPIYMPCQLEVESIINQQGSFKIDKIFSFPVRWDIDEDADGFDENR from the exons ATGTTGGAGAAAGATGAATTCTCCGATTGCTGCTTCAACATGGTTGATTTGGGGTGCGCGTTGGGGCCTAATTCACTTTCAGTCGTGGCTCATGTGATGGACACTATTCAAAACTTGCGTAAAAATGGCAACAATCGGCAAGAATTTCGGTTTTTTCTGAATGATCTTCCCTATAACGAATTCAATGGTTTATTCGAGTTGGTGGAAAGTGAAAAAGAACTTGTTTGCGGACCAAGATCACAGTGTTATATACACGGCTTGCCGGGGTCTTTCTATACTAGGCTATTTCCAAGAAAGAGTCTCCACTTTGCTTATTCTTCAACCAGTCTTCAGTGGTTGTCTCAG GTTCCGCAAGGATTGGTGAGGCAGAACAAAGAAAATATATTCATTACAATGACTAGTCCACCGGAGGTACTCGACGCGTACGCCGAGCAATATAAAAGTGACTGGTTCACATTTCTTATCTTGAGAGCTGAGGAAATGGCGCCTGGCGGGCGTATGGTGTTGACATTCATCAACAGAAGTGGTGATGATTTCTCTGCCAAGGAAGAATACGTCCATTACGACGTGCTTGCACAAACGCTTCTCGACATGGTTACTCAG GGACTTCTGGAGAAAGATGATTTGTATTCTTTCAATGTGCCAATCTACATGCCGTGCCAACTGGAAGTCGAGTCGATAATCAACCAACAAGGGTCTTTCAAAATCGACAAAATCTTCAGCTTTCCAGTTCGTTGGGATATAGATGAAGACGCTGACGGATTCGATGAAAATAGATGA